The Mesorhizobium sp. B1-1-8 genome contains a region encoding:
- a CDS encoding SDR family NAD(P)-dependent oxidoreductase, with translation MVSRAEFEDKTVVVTGAGGGLGSTIVKLMAERGARVVGCDQSAEALASPTVASRHVFNLLDRASIEAAIAAILDRDGVPDILINNAGWTRAETLDALTADTIEQELDLNLTGVMTFADPLIKAMAGRGSGSIVFISSVNAISHFGNPAYAAAKAGINAYAKSIAVELGRAGLRANVVCPGSIRTAAWDHRLAKDPEILGRLQRLYPLGRIVDAREVAEAVAFLASDRASGITGAVVPVDAGLTAGYLPFIDDILGA, from the coding sequence GTGGTTTCGAGGGCTGAATTCGAGGACAAAACCGTTGTCGTCACCGGCGCCGGCGGCGGCCTCGGCTCGACGATCGTGAAGCTGATGGCCGAACGCGGCGCACGCGTGGTCGGCTGCGATCAATCGGCCGAAGCACTCGCCAGCCCCACCGTCGCATCGCGTCACGTCTTCAATCTTCTAGACCGCGCCTCGATCGAGGCAGCGATCGCTGCCATCCTCGACAGGGACGGCGTCCCCGACATCCTGATCAACAATGCCGGCTGGACGCGCGCCGAGACGCTTGATGCGCTGACGGCGGACACAATAGAGCAGGAGCTCGACCTCAACCTTACCGGCGTGATGACGTTTGCCGACCCGCTCATCAAGGCTATGGCCGGGCGCGGTTCGGGCAGCATCGTTTTCATCTCCTCGGTCAACGCGATTTCGCATTTCGGCAATCCCGCCTATGCCGCCGCCAAGGCCGGCATCAACGCCTACGCCAAATCGATCGCCGTCGAGCTTGGCCGCGCGGGCCTGCGCGCCAATGTCGTCTGCCCGGGCTCCATCCGCACCGCCGCCTGGGACCATCGCCTCGCCAAGGATCCCGAAATCCTCGGCCGGCTGCAGCGGCTCTATCCGCTCGGCCGCATCGTCGATGCACGGGAAGTCGCCGAAGCGGTGGCTTTCCTTGCCTCCGACCGCGCATCCGGCATAACAGGCGCGGTGGTGCCGGTGGACGCCGGGCTGACAGCCGGCTACCTGCCTTTCATCGACGACATTTTGGGAGCGTGA
- a CDS encoding ABC transporter ATP-binding protein, whose product MTDVLFRNLSKSFGHHSILEDINLDIKSGEFVVLVGPSGCGKSTLLRMLAGLETITSGDLVIGGVRANDLPPQRRNIAMVFQSYALFPHLKAADNIGFGPKIRGESRAAIDAKVKKASGVLNLFSYLDRYPRQLSGGQRQRVAMGRAIVREPSVFLFDEPLSNLDAQLRVQMRTEIKALHQRLKSTIVYVTHDQIEAMTMADRIVVMDRGRIQQVGQPLELYDRPANKFVASFIGSPSMSFVSGALKSADSKSWFETRGGRRLPLPGKAARSDTVEAGIRPEHFVIGAAEDALAIDVDVVEPTGSETHVYGSVGDDTVRAVFRDRLQVKPGDRLPVTVDPRNIHLFDTATGLPL is encoded by the coding sequence ATGACCGACGTCCTGTTTCGCAACCTGTCGAAATCCTTCGGCCATCACAGCATCCTCGAGGACATTAACCTCGACATCAAAAGCGGCGAGTTCGTCGTGCTGGTCGGCCCGTCCGGCTGCGGCAAGTCGACCCTGCTGCGCATGCTGGCGGGCCTGGAGACGATCACCTCCGGCGACCTTGTCATCGGCGGCGTGCGCGCCAACGACCTGCCGCCGCAGCGGCGCAACATCGCCATGGTCTTTCAGTCCTATGCGCTGTTTCCGCATCTGAAGGCAGCCGACAATATCGGCTTCGGCCCGAAGATACGCGGCGAGAGCCGCGCCGCGATCGACGCCAAGGTAAAGAAGGCCTCCGGCGTCCTCAACCTGTTCTCCTATCTCGACCGCTACCCCAGGCAATTGTCGGGCGGCCAGCGCCAGCGCGTCGCCATGGGCCGCGCCATCGTGCGCGAACCCTCGGTGTTCCTGTTCGACGAGCCGCTGTCCAATCTCGACGCGCAATTGCGCGTGCAGATGCGCACCGAGATCAAGGCGCTGCACCAGCGGCTGAAATCGACCATCGTCTACGTCACCCACGACCAGATCGAGGCCATGACCATGGCCGACCGCATCGTGGTGATGGACCGCGGCCGCATCCAGCAGGTCGGCCAGCCGCTGGAGCTCTACGACAGGCCGGCCAACAAATTCGTCGCCTCCTTCATCGGCTCGCCGTCGATGAGCTTTGTCTCGGGCGCGCTGAAGAGCGCCGACAGCAAATCCTGGTTCGAGACCAGGGGCGGCCGCCGCCTGCCGCTGCCCGGCAAGGCGGCGCGCAGCGACACGGTCGAGGCCGGCATCCGCCCCGAGCATTTCGTCATCGGCGCCGCCGAGGATGCTTTAGCCATCGACGTCGATGTCGTCGAGCCGACCGGCTCGGAAACCCATGTCTATGGCTCAGTCGGCGACGACACCGTGCGCGCCGTCTTCCGCGACCGGCTGCAGGTGAAGCCGGGCGACCGTTTGCCGGTGACCGTCGATCCGCGCAACATCCACCTTTTCGACACCGCGACCGGCCTGCCGCTGTGA
- a CDS encoding MurR/RpiR family transcriptional regulator, whose product MKSPADIITRLQLISQDGTKSDRRLASLVLSDLDFASKAAISEIAARVGVSEPTVTRFCRNLGCEGLRDFKFYLAQAIAIGGQYLSPEPLSRDAREQRIASAITEAAVAAIRRASENLDMSVLLDVAARIAASGNVLCIGSGGISSMMATEMQNRLFRLGLSTLAQIDGQLQRMYAAVATPETTLVAFSVSGYARSVIEAVEVAQQYGAATVAITAPDSALAKVADTVILLQSVEDGNIYKPTSSRYALLAIVDMIATTVAEARGPKVLENLRRIKQSVNTLKVDDPRLPLGD is encoded by the coding sequence ATGAAGAGCCCGGCCGACATCATCACCCGCCTGCAGCTGATATCGCAGGACGGCACCAAGTCGGACCGCCGGCTGGCCAGCCTCGTGCTCTCCGATCTCGATTTCGCCTCCAAGGCGGCAATCTCGGAGATTGCCGCTCGCGTCGGCGTCAGCGAGCCGACCGTCACCCGCTTCTGCCGCAACCTCGGCTGCGAAGGCCTGCGCGACTTCAAATTCTATCTGGCGCAGGCGATCGCCATCGGCGGCCAGTACCTGTCGCCGGAGCCGCTGAGCCGCGACGCCCGCGAGCAGCGCATCGCGTCCGCCATCACCGAGGCGGCGGTCGCGGCCATCCGGCGCGCCAGCGAAAACCTCGACATGAGCGTGCTGCTGGACGTCGCTGCCCGCATCGCCGCTTCCGGCAATGTGCTGTGCATCGGCTCGGGCGGCATTTCCTCGATGATGGCGACCGAGATGCAGAACCGGCTGTTCCGGCTGGGGCTATCGACGCTAGCGCAGATCGACGGCCAGCTGCAGCGCATGTACGCCGCCGTCGCGACGCCGGAGACGACGCTGGTCGCCTTCTCCGTCTCCGGCTATGCCCGCTCGGTCATCGAGGCCGTCGAGGTCGCGCAGCAATACGGCGCCGCCACCGTCGCCATCACCGCGCCGGACTCCGCTCTTGCCAAGGTCGCCGACACGGTCATCCTTTTGCAGTCCGTCGAGGACGGCAACATCTACAAGCCGACCTCCTCGCGCTACGCGCTGCTTGCCATCGTCGACATGATCGCCACCACGGTGGCGGAGGCGCGCGGGCCAAAGGTTCTGGAGAACCTGCGCCGCATCAAGCAGAGCGTGAACACGCTGAAGGTCGACGACCCAAGGCTGCCGCTGGGCGATTGA
- a CDS encoding DUF167 family protein, which produces MRVPFRLLDDGIDLYVRLTPKAALDRIEGVETTAAGRSHLKARVRAVPENGAANVALERMVAKALGVPGSAVAVIAGGTARLKTLRILGDAATLVNRLQALSK; this is translated from the coding sequence ATGCGCGTGCCGTTTCGCCTGCTCGACGACGGCATCGACCTTTACGTGCGGCTGACGCCGAAGGCGGCGCTGGACCGGATCGAGGGCGTCGAGACGACGGCGGCCGGGCGCAGCCATCTCAAGGCTCGCGTGCGCGCCGTGCCGGAGAACGGCGCGGCGAACGTGGCACTGGAGCGGATGGTGGCCAAGGCGCTGGGGGTGCCGGGGTCGGCTGTCGCGGTTATCGCCGGCGGGACGGCGAGATTGAAGACGCTGCGGATATTGGGTGACGCGGCCACGTTGGTGAACAGGCTTCAGGCGCTGAGTAAATAG
- a CDS encoding YggT family protein codes for MIALIQTIVMALDLYWWVIIASAIFSWLYAFNVVNSRNQFVGTIGNMLYRLTEPALRPIRRFMPDLGGIDISPIILLLIIFFIRQFLVTTVWSWVA; via the coding sequence ATGATCGCCCTCATTCAAACCATCGTCATGGCGCTTGACCTCTATTGGTGGGTCATCATCGCTTCGGCGATCTTTTCCTGGCTCTATGCCTTCAACGTCGTCAATTCGCGCAACCAGTTCGTCGGCACGATCGGCAATATGCTCTACCGGCTGACCGAGCCGGCGCTCAGGCCGATCCGCCGCTTCATGCCCGATCTCGGCGGCATCGACATCTCGCCGATCATTCTTCTGCTGATCATTTTCTTCATCCGGCAGTTTCTGGTCACCACGGTTTGGTCGTGGGTCGCCTGA